From one Phocaeicola salanitronis DSM 18170 genomic stretch:
- a CDS encoding helix-turn-helix domain-containing protein, with the protein MEVLIFQKEAFEEMAAKFSRFSDRVNELLAKQGGKSLNRWMDNQEVCQQLNISPRTLQTLRDNGTLAYSQINHKVFYRPEDMLRIVKPVEGKLADKAV; encoded by the coding sequence ATGGAAGTATTGATTTTTCAGAAAGAGGCGTTTGAAGAAATGGCGGCAAAGTTCAGCCGCTTCTCAGACCGTGTGAACGAACTCCTTGCCAAGCAAGGCGGCAAGTCATTAAACCGCTGGATGGACAACCAAGAGGTCTGCCAACAGTTGAACATCAGTCCGCGCACCTTGCAGACCCTGCGTGACAACGGCACACTGGCTTATTCGCAGATAAACCACAAGGTGTTTTACCGACCGGAGGATATGCTGCGCATCGTCAAGCCCGTTGAAGGTAAGCTGGCAGACAAAGCCGTTTGA
- a CDS encoding metallophosphatase domain-containing protein — MPTNSINFLHISDTHSQHRQLTQLPDADILIHSGDFTMNGSEQEAIDFMNWFCDLPYPHKIFICGNHDACLYGSKIDGLDKNVHYLCNSGVVIDGVKFYGVPMFMEDCISDRQSRNYAAVPTNTDVLITHCPPYGILDFDDELNYGSTELLARIKEIKPRLHLFGHIHKQHGVKEDGPTIFSNGSIMNEDYTNFNLPNLIEI; from the coding sequence ATGCCGACCAACTCAATTAATTTTCTCCACATCTCTGACACTCACAGTCAGCATCGGCAGCTCACACAGCTGCCCGATGCTGACATCCTTATACATTCAGGAGATTTTACCATGAATGGAAGCGAGCAAGAAGCCATTGATTTCATGAATTGGTTTTGCGACCTTCCTTACCCTCACAAGATTTTTATTTGTGGCAATCACGATGCCTGCCTATACGGATCTAAGATAGATGGACTGGATAAGAATGTACATTATCTATGTAATTCCGGTGTGGTTATTGATGGAGTTAAATTCTATGGTGTTCCCATGTTCATGGAAGATTGTATTTCTGACCGTCAGAGTCGCAACTATGCAGCCGTACCTACCAATACTGACGTATTGATTACCCATTGCCCGCCCTATGGTATTCTTGATTTTGACGATGAGTTAAACTATGGTTCGACAGAACTTTTGGCGAGGATAAAAGAAATAAAACCCCGTTTACATCTGTTTGGCCATATCCATAAACAACACGGAGTGAAGGAAGATGGTCCAACCATTTTCTCAAATGGATCTATTATGAATGAAGATTATACAAACTTTAACCTCCCGAACCTGATTGAAATATAA
- a CDS encoding DUF262 domain-containing protein: MTNEATSFWKFIGNYQIEIPIIQRDYAQGRLGKEYLRNNFLGNLKQALDYQLPESALKLDFVYGSEDEGKLSPLDGQQRLTTLWLLHWYVALRAGKLEEASVRLRNFTYETRISSREFCRNLCIPQNFEEYDGNIGIVDFITSRTWFYSSWKQDPTIQSMLRMIGGTKINNKQGNDIIDGLEELFDANKESFEHYWKALTSENAPIVFYYLNLKDFKLTDDLYIKMNARGKQLTSFENFKADFIGYIEEKAKEDDAWGRFLNTEKGIPTKLDTEWTDVFWKNRDSNGEIDRIFFAFLNRYLLNCAIIYNEAKDTSKEWKLYGTESDDSSLRYDNGFSIYSSILSKPEFLENLSSLFERLAGVKEDVCAYLPKWFKKFDFIPKYTENTISTLTQTQRVVFFGICRYLESCTAFNERRFRRWMRVVCNLAENTTINTVDAMAARLKLIDELSKHVENIYEYLASEDFKIQSKASPEQLGEEIAKAKQILKPQKAQLPERPTDWSDDKEWNWESAISEAEGYAFFNGAIRFLFRNKNNKWEWNNFATKWRNAQFLFGEKGFYKNKSTLLRYFISKFTEWDMFWGITFDSTQSSWRSNLLDDKWSCPIDEMLCSSSFEVNPDYHSSFEGKQKAVQEELVISGLLDYIERGCHLNYRDNDIYILYPYNAKADWKKYIIADKRNKLLSTLYGGCIDLSNKQLGKIYTNQKIEGCDFFWGWDIHFIYVDDAEYAFRWQHWNWIDLYEDNKRLYEENNNLTINGSEIKDEKDLVEKMDQCIDRYRNSKGNADQLN; the protein is encoded by the coding sequence GGCAGATTGGGCAAAGAATACTTGCGCAATAATTTCCTTGGGAATCTAAAGCAGGCATTAGACTATCAATTGCCGGAATCTGCATTGAAACTTGATTTTGTTTATGGTTCCGAAGACGAAGGCAAACTATCTCCACTTGACGGTCAACAAAGGCTTACCACGCTATGGCTGCTTCATTGGTACGTGGCACTCAGGGCTGGCAAGCTCGAAGAAGCCTCTGTAAGGCTGAGAAATTTCACATACGAGACGCGAATATCTTCAAGGGAGTTTTGCAGAAACCTATGCATACCCCAAAATTTTGAAGAATATGACGGCAACATAGGAATTGTGGATTTCATAACCAGCCGTACTTGGTTTTACTCTTCCTGGAAGCAAGACCCAACCATACAATCAATGTTGAGAATGATTGGCGGCACAAAGATTAACAACAAACAAGGTAACGATATTATTGATGGCTTGGAAGAATTGTTTGACGCAAACAAAGAGAGCTTTGAACATTATTGGAAAGCTTTGACTTCTGAAAATGCACCTATCGTGTTTTATTATCTTAATCTTAAAGACTTCAAGCTAACGGATGACTTGTACATCAAAATGAACGCTCGTGGTAAGCAACTCACTTCATTCGAGAATTTCAAGGCTGATTTTATCGGATACATTGAAGAAAAGGCAAAAGAGGATGATGCTTGGGGAAGATTTCTTAATACCGAAAAAGGCATTCCTACAAAACTCGACACTGAATGGACGGATGTCTTTTGGAAGAACCGCGACAGTAATGGAGAGATTGACAGGATTTTCTTTGCTTTCCTAAACAGATATCTCTTGAATTGCGCTATCATATATAATGAGGCAAAGGACACATCAAAAGAATGGAAACTATATGGAACGGAATCAGACGATTCATCGCTTCGCTATGATAATGGCTTTAGCATCTATTCTTCCATCCTCTCAAAGCCAGAATTTTTGGAGAATCTAAGTTCCCTTTTTGAGCGTTTAGCAGGAGTCAAGGAAGATGTCTGTGCGTATCTGCCAAAGTGGTTCAAGAAGTTTGATTTCATTCCCAAATACACTGAGAACACTATTTCCACGCTCACTCAAACGCAGAGGGTCGTGTTCTTCGGGATATGCCGGTATTTGGAATCCTGCACAGCGTTCAATGAGCGTCGCTTCAGAAGGTGGATGAGAGTGGTGTGCAATTTAGCGGAGAACACCACGATAAATACGGTTGACGCAATGGCCGCTCGTCTGAAATTAATAGATGAATTGAGCAAACACGTGGAAAACATCTATGAATATTTGGCAAGCGAAGATTTCAAAATACAATCAAAAGCGTCTCCTGAACAATTAGGAGAGGAAATAGCGAAAGCCAAGCAAATACTTAAACCTCAGAAAGCGCAACTACCCGAGCGGCCTACTGATTGGAGTGACGATAAAGAATGGAATTGGGAGTCGGCTATATCGGAAGCAGAAGGATATGCCTTTTTCAATGGTGCAATCCGATTTCTGTTTAGAAATAAAAACAATAAATGGGAGTGGAATAATTTTGCGACAAAATGGAGAAATGCTCAGTTTCTATTCGGCGAAAAAGGATTTTACAAGAACAAATCCACTTTATTGCGGTATTTTATTAGTAAATTTACAGAATGGGATATGTTTTGGGGGATTACTTTTGATAGTACGCAATCGTCTTGGCGTTCTAATTTGTTAGATGACAAGTGGAGTTGCCCAATCGATGAAATGTTGTGTTCTTCCAGTTTCGAGGTTAATCCTGATTACCACTCATCATTCGAAGGAAAGCAAAAGGCTGTGCAAGAAGAACTTGTGATATCCGGTTTATTGGACTATATTGAGAGAGGATGTCATTTGAACTACAGGGACAACGACATTTACATTCTCTATCCCTACAACGCAAAAGCTGATTGGAAGAAATACATAATCGCTGACAAGCGTAACAAGCTATTGTCAACCCTTTACGGCGGGTGCATTGACCTGTCCAACAAACAGCTTGGCAAGATCTACACCAACCAGAAGATTGAAGGGTGTGATTTTTTCTGGGGATGGGATATCCATTTCATTTATGTTGATGATGCAGAGTATGCGTTCCGTTGGCAACATTGGAATTGGATTGACCTGTATGAGGACAATAAACGCCTTTATGAAGAAAACAACAACCTGACCATTAATGGTAGCGAGATAAAGGATGAAAAGGATTTGGTTGAGAAGATGGACCAATGTATAGACCGTTATAGAAATTCAAAAGGAAATGCCGACCAACTCAATTAA